In Acidobacteriota bacterium, the genomic stretch CAGACCAGGAATCGGGCCAGGGCTAACACCTTGTTCAGGGTGATCGTGGCGTCCTGGATCGTCATCGTGGCACTGAGCGTCACCACCTTGTGGAGTCTCGAGCGGCGACGGGCGAAGGTCGAAACCACGCTTCGTGAGAGGGACGCCCAACTGCACCGGGCGCAGAAGATGGATGCGATCGGACGGTTGGCCGGCGGCGTTGCCCACGACATCAATAGTTACCTGAGCGCGATCCGCTCCCAGGCGGAGCTGGCACGGGACAAAGCGGTCGACGACGGAACGAGGCGCAAGACCGCGTCGATCCTGACCTCGGTTTCCAAGGCATCTTCGTTGATCGATCGGCTCCTCGCGGTCGGCCGCCGGCGACCGGCCCGATCGGTCGCGGTCAACGTCAACGCACTTCTCGACGACGGCGCCGGGGCCGAACTCCAAAGGCTGGTCGGTGAGAACGTCCGGCTGGAACGGCGCCTGTCACCGGATCTCCACAGCGTCGAGATCGATCCCGTCCAACTCGAGCAGGTGATCGTGAACCTGGTCGCCAACGCGGTCCAGGCGATGCCCGCCGGCGGGCGGCTGCGAATCGAGACCGCCAACATCCGTCTTCCCGACGACTCGCCCCGGACGTACGCGCGGCCGGGCGGATACGTCATGCTGGCGGTCGCGGATACCGGATCGGGGATACCGCCGGAGAACCGGGAACGGATCTTCGAGCCCTTCTTCACGACGAAGGAGGCGAGCGGTCACAGCGGATTCGGCCTGGCCACCGTGTACGGCGCGGTGCAGCAGGCCGGTGGCGCCGTTACCGTGGAAAGCGACGCGGGCGAGGGGACGACGTTCAGGATCTATCTGCCGCGGGCGCGACTCGGCTGAGCCGGAACGGCACCGAAGTTCGTCCTGTAGAAAAACCGTCGCGAACCGCGGGCGTTTCTCGCAGGGCAAACACGCCCCGGCCGGCGTCAGTCACAGATGCCGTCCGCGATATTGTCCAGGACGATTCCGCAGCCGAATCCGGCGGCGCCGAAACCACGCGGTCCCGAGCTGCCGTAGCCCGGGTGGCCGGCCATGTTCGCCGCGTCCACCCAGATCAAGTTGAACCAGACGTCGCCCAGTCCCGTGGCGTCGAACGTGCCGTCGCCGTCGCAGTCGGCCGTGCCGACGTAGGTCGAGTAGTCCCCGATATTGCCGTAGACGACCACGGCTCTCGCTTCGGAGCAGGTCGCGGAATCGTAGGTATAGGTCACGTTGTCGCCGTTGCGTGCGAAGGTCGCTGGACTGCCTCCCGCGATCCAGCCGTCGCCCACCGGCGGCGGTGCGGTGCTCGCGGCGCAGCAGGCGCTCACGTCGCACTCACTCACGGGGTTCCTGACGACGTGCAGACCTTCCCCGGGCGCAACCGTGCTCAGTTGGGCCGCTCCGCCCGCGTTCTCGCTGAGCCGGATCCGGTACATGCCGGGGCCGCTGTAGATGCCGAGCGCGAGGAGGTCGTGAAGCCCGGCGTCCGGCGCGCCGTAGTCCTTCAGCAAGTGCCAGGTCCCCAGCATGTCCTGGATCTCGACCCGGACGGCATCCGTCCAGGTGTCGTCCGTGAGGCCGGTCAACCGGAAGTAGTCCAGCCGCGTGTTCTCTCCGATTTCGTTGGCGTTGTTGCCGAAGCGGATGCCCACGAAGGAGTTGGGATCGGGGAACGTGACGCTCTCGTCACAGGTCCACAGGCCGTCGCCGCCGTCCGGACCCTGGAACACCGGGATCCACACGGACTCGATCATGTACTCAGCCCACAGGAACTCGCCCGCGTCGAGCGAGGTGTCGCTGGAGTGGTCGAACTCCATCCGGACCTGCGCCAGCGGGGTCGTGAAGTACTTCGTCAAACTTGCTCCGG encodes the following:
- a CDS encoding ATP-binding protein, which translates into the protein QTRNRARANTLFRVIVASWIVIVALSVTTLWSLERRRAKVETTLRERDAQLHRAQKMDAIGRLAGGVAHDINSYLSAIRSQAELARDKAVDDGTRRKTASILTSVSKASSLIDRLLAVGRRRPARSVAVNVNALLDDGAGAELQRLVGENVRLERRLSPDLHSVEIDPVQLEQVIVNLVANAVQAMPAGGRLRIETANIRLPDDSPRTYARPGGYVMLAVADTGSGIPPENRERIFEPFFTTKEASGHSGFGLATVYGAVQQAGGAVTVESDAGEGTTFRIYLPRARLG